The genomic window CCGCAGCTCGAGCGCCTGCAGCGACGGCTCGGCCATCAGCCGGACGGCGGTGGGCATCGGCACCAGCGCCGCGTCGGCGCCGCCGGCGACGAGCAGCGGCGGCAGCTCGGCGTGGCTGGCGACCGGTCGCAGCGACCAGCCCTGGGCCTCGGCGTGGCGCGCCTGCGCCGAGCCGCGGACCACCGCGACGCGGCTGCCGGCCTTGCCCGGCGTCGCCGCCGGGCGGCCGAGCCAGACGCTCAGCGAGCGGTAGTAGGGCTTGGAGAAGAGCACCTTGGCGCGGCGCTCGGGGGTCGCCAGCAGGCTGACCACGGCGAAGTCCGCGTCGCCGGCGGCGACCGTGTCGACGACCCGGTCGAGCGGGACCGGGCGCAGTTCGCAGGGGGTGCCCATCGTTTCGCACAACGCGTGCGCGACGGCGACGTTGAAGCCGGTCAGCCTACCCTGCTCGTCGACGTAGGACATCGGCGGCGAGTTGCCGATGATCGCCACGCGATAGGCCGCATCCGCCGCCCAGGCGCCGGCGCAGGCGAACAGCAGCGCGGCCAGCGCGAGCTTGGCCAGCGGTCTTTCCCGGTGAGCGGACGCGCGTCCGGACATGCCAGATCCTCCCGTCCGCAGTCTATCACCGCGTCCGCCGGCTTTCGATGCGTGCTGGCCTAATTGCCGAGCGCGTGTTCGACCAGGCGCACCCAGTAGCTGACGCCGAGCGCGAGGATCTCGTCGTTGAAGTCGTAATGCGGGTTGTGCAGCGTGCAGCCGCCGGTGCCCGGGCCGTTGCCGAGCCAGACGTAGCAGCCGGGCTTCTCGCGCAGCATGTAGGCGAAATCCTCGGCGCCCATCGACGGCAGTTCGTCCTTCCTGACCTTGTCGGCGCCGAGCGTGGCGGCGGCGATGCGGCGGCAGAGTTCGGTCTCGGCCGCGCTGTTCACCGTCGCCGGGTAGCGGTGGTCGAAGACGACGCCGATCTGCGCGCCGTGGGCGGCGGCGATGCCCGAGCACAGGCGCTCGATCGCGCGCTCGACGGTTTCCTGCACCTCCGGCTTGAAGCTGCGGATCGTGCCGCGCAGCACCGCCTCCTCGGGGATGATGTTCCAGGCGCTGCCGGAGTGGAACTGGGTGACGCTGACCACCGCCGACTCGCAGGGGTGCAGGTTGCGCGCGACCACCGTCTGCAGCGCCTGCACCAGCTGGCTGGCGGCGACGATGGTGTCGATCCCCTGGTGCGGCATCGCCGCGTGGCAGCCGTGGCCGCGCACGCTGATCTCGAAGGCGCAGGTGCCGGCCATCACCGGTCCCGGCATCACCGCCATCTCGCCGACCGGGATGCCCGGCCAGTTGTGCAGGCCGTAGACCGCCTCGACCGGGAACTGCTCGAACAGACCGTCCTCGATCATCACCGCCGCACCGCCTTCCGATTCCTCGGCCGGCTGGAAGATGCAGACGACACTGCCGTCGAAGTTGCGCTGCTCGGCCAGCCAGCGCGCGGCGCCGAGCAGCATCGTGGTGTGCCCGTCGTGGCCGCAGGCGTGCATGCGGCCCTCGTGCTTCGAGCGGTGCGGGAACTCGTTCATCTCCTTCAGCGGCAGCGCGTCCATGTCGGCCCTGAGGCCGATCATCCGCGACGACGTGCCGGCGCGGATGACGCCGACGACGCCGGTCTTCGCCAGCCCGCGATGCACCTCGATGCCGTACTTCGCCAGCTCGCCGGCGACCAGGTCGGCGGTGCGCGTCTCGGCGAAGGCGAGTTCGGGGTGGGCGTGGATGTCGCGGCGGATCGCGGCGAGGCTGGCGAGGAAGGCGGGGTCGAGCGGCAGCGGGGAGGCGACGGGCATCGGGGAACGTCCATGGAAAAGCGGACTCTGTAGTGTAGAACAGTCCTTCTTGTCCGCAAAAGCCCGCATCCGCTATCCTCCCGCCCATGCGTCTCGTCCTCATCAGCGGCCTCTCCGGCTCCGGCAAGTCGATCGCCCTCAAGATGCTTGAGGACAGCGGCTACTACTGCGTCGACAACCTGCCCTCGCAGCTGCTGCAGCAGCTCTGCGGCCAGCTCGACCAGCAGGGCTACGACAAGGTCGCGGTGGCGGTCGACATCCGCGGCGGCGATTCGCTGGAGATGCTGCCGCAGCAGCTGGAGGCGCTGCGCAACCAGGGGCTGCAGCCGAAGTTCCTGTTCCTCGACGCGAAGAACGAGATCCTGCTCAAGCGCTTCTCCGAGACGCGCCGCGCGCACCCGCTGGCGAAGGACGGCCGCTCGCTGGCCGAGGCCATCGGCGAGGAGCGCGAGCGCCTGGAGAGCCTCGCCGGCCTTGGCCACCACATCGACACCAGCGACCTCGCCGCGGCGACGCTGCGCGAGTGGGTGCGCCAGTTCATCGAGGCCGAACCGGGCGCAGGGCTGACGCTGATGTTCCAGTCCTTCGGCTTCAAGCACGGGCTGCCGCTCGACGCCGACTTCGTCTTCGACGTGCGCTGCCTGCCGAATCCGCACTACGACGCGGCGCTGCGTCCGCTGACCGGGCTCGACGAGGCGGTCGCCGACTTCCTCGACGACCAGCCCGACGTGCACCGCATGCGCGACGACATCCGCCGCTTCGTCTCGTCGTGGCTGCCGGCGTTCATCCGCGACAACCGCAGCTACCTCACGGTGGCCATCGGCTGCACCGGCGGCCAGCACCGCTCGGTCTTTCTCGCCGAGTGGCTGGCGCGCCAGTTCGCCGGCCGCGCGCGCGTCCTCGTCCGCCACCGGGAACTGGCTTGAACCCCTGGCTTTCGCTGCTGCGCCCCGGCGACTGGGCGGCCGCCGGCCTCGCCGCCGTCGCCGTCGCCGCCTCCTTCCCGCTGCTCTGGCAGGGCGGCGCCGCCGACAAGGCGGTGGTCCGCCGCAACGGCGAAGTGGTCGCCGAACTCGACCTGTCCAGGACGCGCACGCTCGCGGTCGCCGGCGCGCTCGGCACCACGGTGATCGCCGTCGAGCCCGGCCGCGCGCGCGTCGCCGCCGATCCCGGGCCGCGCCAGTACTGCGTGCGCCAGGGCTGGCTCAGGCGCCCCGGCGAGATCGCGATCTGCGCACCGAACCACGTCAGCCTGCAGATCGCCGGCAGGAACAACGGCTTTGACTCGCTCGCCTACTGAGCCGGCGTCGCGCACGCTGGCGACCACCGCCGACGACCACCGCATCGCGCGCCTGGCCGCCGCCGCGATCGCGCTGTCGCTGGTCGACGCGGCGATTCCGCTGCCGCTGCCCGGCGTCAAGCCGGGGCTGGCCAACATCGTCACGCTGCTGGTCCTCTACCGCTACGGCTTTGCCACCGCCGCCTGGGTCAGCGCGCTGCGCGTCGTCGCCGGCGGCCTGCTGCTCGGCCACTTCCTCGCCCCCGGCTTCTTCCTCAGCCTGACCGGCGCCGCCGCCAGCCTGGCCGTTCTCGCCGCCGCGCAGTACCTGCCGCGGCGCTGGTTCGGGCCGGTGACGCTGTCGCTCGTCGCCGCCTTCGCGCACATCGGCGGCCAGCTGCTGCTCGCCCGCGCCTGGCTGATCCCGCACGACGGCGTCTTCCTGCTGGCGCCGGTGTTCTTTGCCGCGGCGCTGTTCTTCGGCATCATCAACGGACTGATCGTCGCCCGCCTGCTCGGCGAGCGCGAAGCCGCGGAGCCGCAACATGCCTGAAACCGTCTGTCTCGCCCTGACCGGAGCTTCCGGCATGCCCTACGGCATCCGCCTGCTCGAATGCCTGCTCGCCGCCGGCTGCCGCGTGCAGCTGCTCTACTCGCAGGCGGCGCAGGTGGTGGCCAAGCAGGAGATGGGGCTCGACCTGCCGTCGCGGCCGCAGGAGCTCGCCGCGCATTTCCGCGCGCAGTTCGCGGCGACGATCGCCGGCAGCGGCGGCGCGCTCGACGTCTACGGCCGCGAGGAATGGTTCGCGCCGGTCGCGAGCGGCTCCAACCCGCCCGATGCGATGGTCGTCTGCCCGTGCTCGATGGGCACGCTGGCGGCGATCGCGCAGGGGCTCGCCGACAACCTGATCGAGCGCGCCGCCG from Azospira restricta includes these protein-coding regions:
- a CDS encoding substrate-binding periplasmic protein, with the protein product MSGRASAHRERPLAKLALAALLFACAGAWAADAAYRVAIIGNSPPMSYVDEQGRLTGFNVAVAHALCETMGTPCELRPVPLDRVVDTVAAGDADFAVVSLLATPERRAKVLFSKPYYRSLSVWLGRPAATPGKAGSRVAVVRGSAQARHAEAQGWSLRPVASHAELPPLLVAGGADAALVPMPTAVRLMAEPSLQALELRPTIVADAALAGDVCISIDPGQPQLKARIDAAIDAIKRDGRFDRINTQFLPFRLQ
- a CDS encoding M20 aminoacylase family protein, with the protein product MPVASPLPLDPAFLASLAAIRRDIHAHPELAFAETRTADLVAGELAKYGIEVHRGLAKTGVVGVIRAGTSSRMIGLRADMDALPLKEMNEFPHRSKHEGRMHACGHDGHTTMLLGAARWLAEQRNFDGSVVCIFQPAEESEGGAAVMIEDGLFEQFPVEAVYGLHNWPGIPVGEMAVMPGPVMAGTCAFEISVRGHGCHAAMPHQGIDTIVAASQLVQALQTVVARNLHPCESAVVSVTQFHSGSAWNIIPEEAVLRGTIRSFKPEVQETVERAIERLCSGIAAAHGAQIGVVFDHRYPATVNSAAETELCRRIAAATLGADKVRKDELPSMGAEDFAYMLREKPGCYVWLGNGPGTGGCTLHNPHYDFNDEILALGVSYWVRLVEHALGN
- the rapZ gene encoding RNase adapter RapZ; translation: MRLVLISGLSGSGKSIALKMLEDSGYYCVDNLPSQLLQQLCGQLDQQGYDKVAVAVDIRGGDSLEMLPQQLEALRNQGLQPKFLFLDAKNEILLKRFSETRRAHPLAKDGRSLAEAIGEERERLESLAGLGHHIDTSDLAAATLREWVRQFIEAEPGAGLTLMFQSFGFKHGLPLDADFVFDVRCLPNPHYDAALRPLTGLDEAVADFLDDQPDVHRMRDDIRRFVSSWLPAFIRDNRSYLTVAIGCTGGQHRSVFLAEWLARQFAGRARVLVRHRELA
- a CDS encoding NusG domain II-containing protein translates to MNPWLSLLRPGDWAAAGLAAVAVAASFPLLWQGGAADKAVVRRNGEVVAELDLSRTRTLAVAGALGTTVIAVEPGRARVAADPGPRQYCVRQGWLRRPGEIAICAPNHVSLQIAGRNNGFDSLAY
- a CDS encoding Gx transporter family protein — protein: MTRSPTEPASRTLATTADDHRIARLAAAAIALSLVDAAIPLPLPGVKPGLANIVTLLVLYRYGFATAAWVSALRVVAGGLLLGHFLAPGFFLSLTGAAASLAVLAAAQYLPRRWFGPVTLSLVAAFAHIGGQLLLARAWLIPHDGVFLLAPVFFAAALFFGIINGLIVARLLGEREAAEPQHA
- a CDS encoding flavin prenyltransferase UbiX; this encodes MPETVCLALTGASGMPYGIRLLECLLAAGCRVQLLYSQAAQVVAKQEMGLDLPSRPQELAAHFRAQFAATIAGSGGALDVYGREEWFAPVASGSNPPDAMVVCPCSMGTLAAIAQGLADNLIERAADVALKERRPLVLVPRETPFSAIHLENMLRLSRAGAVILPPNPGFYTHPQSVQDVVDFVVARILDQLGVAHTLMKRWGEA